The following coding sequences lie in one Benincasa hispida cultivar B227 chromosome 6, ASM972705v1, whole genome shotgun sequence genomic window:
- the LOC120079513 gene encoding ribosomal RNA-processing protein 8 produces MADEGRSSKKRKRAKRRGSNKNKDSTNNLPDTTAPSRQDIVVSPSSDGKSQKVSGSSSFLDKMRARLSGGHFRMLNEKLYTCTGEEALNYFKEDKVLFDVYHTGYQEQMTHWPELPVNLIIKWLKEHDPSFIVADFGCGDARLSKNVKNKVFSFDLVSKDPSVIACDMSNTPLDSASVDVAVFCLSLMGVNYASYLAEARRVLKPRGWLLISEVKSRFDPSNGGADPKKFIKAVCELGFISALKDFSNKMFILLYFKKKDDKTSEGKDIDWPQLKPCLYKRR; encoded by the exons ATGGCGGACGAAGGCCGCTCAAGCAAAAAGCGCAAGAGGGCGAAGCGCCGTGGATCGAACAAAAATAAAGATTCTACCAATAATCTACCGGATACTACTGCGCCCAGTCGCCAAGACATCGTTGTTTCTCCTTCTTCCGATGGAAAATCTCAGAAGGTTTCCGGCTCGTCTAGTTTCCTCGATAAG ATGCGAGCTCGTTTGTCAGGAGGGCATTTCAGGATGCTCAATGAGAAGTTGTATACCTGCAC AGGGGAAGAGGCACTTAATTATTTCAAGGAAGACAAAGTTCTATTTGATGTT TATCATACAGGATACCAAGAGCAAATGACACATTGGCCTGAGCTGCCAGTGAATTTAATCATAAAATGGCTGAAGGAGCACGATCCCTCATTTATCGTGGCTGATTTTGGCTGTG GGGATGCACGCCTTTCAAAGAATGTGAAGAATAAAGTTTTCTCATTTGATCTAGTTTCCAAAGATCCTTCTGTTATTGCCTGTGATATGTCAAAT ACGCCTCTTGACTCTGCATCTGTGGATGTTGCTGTCTTTTGCCTTTCACTTATGGGGGTCAATTATGCAAGTTACTTGGCAGAAGCACGACGAGTACTTAAACCACG TGGATGGCTTTTAATATCAGAAGTTAAAAGCAGATTTGATCCAAGCAATGGAGGAGCCGACCCCAAAAAGTTCATAAAGGCTGTTTGTGAGCTAGGTTTCATCTCAGCTTTGAAG GACTTCTCGAATAAGATGTTTATTTTGTTATACTTCAAGAAAAAG GACGATAAAACTTCTGAGGGGAAAGATATTGATTGGCCCCAACTAAAACCTTGTTTGTACAAACGTCGATGA